The Hymenobacter baengnokdamensis genome includes a region encoding these proteins:
- a CDS encoding serine hydrolase codes for MKAILFSISMLATTAVLAQSAAAPQIKTVTAAVGEDSRLLDSLLRTAPQLSQVLAHTDQYQLQIIYTQINRDSHNIPHFTRHTYHLNPQQYFNPASLVKLPVALLSLEKLHTLPSPINRSTIMSTGAAWRCQTPVPFAAPADSDRQATVGNYIKRMLLVSDNLAYNRLYEFLGQKPLNDRLQQLGYPGSRIVRRFAPCDTAANRHTNPIAFHSAAGDTLYKELAKVNPRTPAPPLGPVFAGRAYKVGSRLIHHPYDFTTANNLPLPDITALLQSALFPDAVPGTQRLNLASADYAFLRQYLHLTPHASCFSTYAAPKYFDAYKKYLYYGRQPEAQPQAGLRIFNIVGMSHGYLADVAYFADSLHQSEFLLSAILYVNQDGIINDANYEYDTIGEPFLAQLGQLFYQYEARRPRQYHPDLTLFFQKDPQP; via the coding sequence ATGAAAGCTATTCTCTTCAGTATAAGTATGCTGGCTACGACTGCCGTGCTGGCCCAGTCGGCCGCTGCTCCCCAAATAAAAACGGTAACTGCCGCAGTAGGAGAGGACTCCCGGCTGCTCGATAGCCTGCTGCGAACTGCTCCCCAGCTAAGCCAGGTGCTCGCCCATACCGACCAGTACCAGCTTCAAATCATCTACACCCAAATAAATCGCGACTCCCACAACATCCCGCACTTCACGCGCCACACCTATCACCTCAACCCCCAGCAGTACTTCAACCCCGCCAGCCTGGTTAAGCTGCCCGTTGCCCTGCTGTCTCTCGAAAAGCTCCACACGCTCCCGAGTCCTATTAATAGGAGTACAATTATGTCTACCGGCGCCGCTTGGCGCTGCCAGACGCCCGTACCCTTTGCTGCCCCCGCCGACTCTGACCGCCAGGCTACCGTCGGCAATTACATCAAGCGGATGCTGCTCGTCAGCGACAACCTCGCTTACAACCGCCTCTACGAGTTTCTTGGCCAAAAGCCGCTCAACGACCGCCTTCAGCAACTCGGCTATCCGGGGAGCCGCATCGTCCGCCGATTTGCGCCCTGCGACACGGCCGCCAATCGCCACACCAATCCGATTGCCTTTCACAGTGCTGCCGGCGATACCTTATATAAAGAGCTGGCTAAAGTCAATCCGCGCACGCCCGCGCCCCCGCTTGGGCCAGTCTTCGCGGGCCGCGCTTACAAAGTGGGCAGCCGCCTCATCCACCACCCCTACGATTTTACCACTGCCAACAATCTGCCGCTGCCCGATATTACTGCGCTCCTCCAAAGTGCCCTTTTCCCCGATGCCGTGCCCGGCACCCAGCGCCTGAATCTAGCGTCGGCCGATTATGCCTTCCTGCGCCAGTACCTGCATCTTACTCCGCACGCCAGCTGCTTCAGCACTTATGCCGCGCCGAAGTATTTCGACGCCTACAAAAAGTACCTCTATTATGGTCGCCAGCCAGAAGCCCAACCCCAGGCTGGCCTGCGAATCTTCAATATCGTGGGTATGTCGCACGGCTACCTGGCCGATGTCGCCTACTTCGCCGATTCCCTCCACCAGTCCGAATTCTTACTCAGCGCCATCCTCTACGTCAATCAAGACGGCATTATCAACGACGCCAACTACGAATACGATACCATAGGCGAGCCCTTCCTGGCCCAGTTAGGCCAGCTTTTTTATCAATACGAAGCTCGTCGCCCCCGTCAATACCACCCCGAC